One segment of Proteus appendicitidis DNA contains the following:
- the amtB gene encoding ammonium transporter AmtB — MKRLLSLLLMLVLTHFSSSVFATETVAVDKADNGFMLVCTALVFFMTIPGIALFYGGLLRGKNVLSLITQVMMIFSVVVILWVTFGYSLAFTAGNKMWGGWSLTFLNNVSLDSLSGSINQYVHIAFQGSFAVITVALIVGALGERVRFSALLIFTVIWFTFSYIPIAHMVWGEGGWLIDDGALDFAGGTVVHINAAIAALVGAYLLGKRRDSQHTALKPHNLPMVFTGTAVLYIGWFGFNAGSAGSANAIAALAFLNTVIATAGAVLSWTASEWLTRGKPSMLGSCSGCIAGLVAITPAAGTVGVMGALFIGVVGGIIGLWGVVVLKRWLKADDVCDVFGIHGTCGIAGCLLTGVFTASFLGGVGYSDGMTLSKQVLIQLISVVITVIWSGVVAYISFKIADKLVGLRVSEEEEHDGLDLTTHGERAYQQ; from the coding sequence ATGAAACGCTTACTTTCTTTGCTATTAATGTTAGTGCTCACACACTTTTCTTCATCCGTATTTGCGACTGAAACAGTGGCAGTTGATAAAGCTGACAACGGTTTTATGTTGGTATGTACTGCTTTGGTCTTTTTTATGACGATACCCGGTATCGCTTTGTTTTATGGCGGATTATTGAGAGGAAAAAACGTACTTTCTTTGATCACGCAAGTGATGATGATTTTCAGTGTGGTTGTTATTCTTTGGGTTACATTTGGCTATAGTTTGGCATTTACCGCGGGTAATAAAATGTGGGGTGGGTGGTCACTTACTTTTTTGAATAACGTATCACTAGATTCACTCTCTGGTTCAATTAATCAATATGTACATATTGCTTTTCAAGGCTCTTTTGCAGTGATAACCGTTGCATTAATTGTTGGTGCATTAGGTGAGCGAGTTCGTTTTTCTGCATTGCTTATTTTCACCGTTATTTGGTTCACATTTTCTTATATCCCGATTGCGCATATGGTATGGGGAGAAGGTGGTTGGTTAATCGATGATGGTGCATTAGATTTTGCTGGGGGAACCGTCGTACATATTAATGCAGCTATTGCAGCTCTTGTTGGTGCTTACTTACTTGGTAAGCGACGTGATAGTCAACATACCGCGCTTAAACCTCATAATTTGCCGATGGTCTTTACAGGTACAGCGGTGCTCTATATTGGTTGGTTTGGCTTTAATGCAGGCTCTGCTGGCAGTGCAAATGCGATCGCAGCTTTAGCATTTCTAAATACAGTAATCGCAACTGCAGGAGCGGTGCTTTCTTGGACTGCATCAGAATGGCTCACCAGAGGAAAACCTTCCATGCTAGGCAGTTGTTCAGGTTGTATTGCAGGATTAGTGGCAATTACACCTGCTGCTGGCACAGTCGGAGTGATGGGTGCTTTATTTATCGGTGTAGTAGGAGGGATCATCGGGCTTTGGGGCGTTGTTGTTTTAAAACGTTGGTTAAAAGCGGATGATGTTTGTGATGTTTTCGGCATTCACGGTACTTGTGGTATCGCAGGTTGCTTATTAACAGGGGTATTTACGGCTTCATTTTTAGGAGGCGTGGGATACAGCGATGGTATGACACTTAGTAAACAAGTTTTAATTCAATTAATAAGTGTTGTGATCACAGTGATTTGGTCTGGTGTTGTCGCTTATATAAGCTTTAAAATCGCAGATAAACTGGTTGGTTTACGTGTTTCAGAAGAGGAAGAGCATGATGGATTAGATTTAACCACGCATGGTGAAAGAGCTTATCAACAATAA
- a CDS encoding SmdB family multidrug efflux ABC transporter permease/ATP-binding protein, whose protein sequence is MTMNKNKSVKALLPALKRLLTYGKTYRKPMTWGVIMLWVAAVAEVGGPLIVGYFIDAKVATNNVELMSSLGLALAFILLQVIAATLHYYQAIVFNHAAVGVVQQLRTDVMSAALKQPLSAFDNQPVGQLISRVTNDTETIKDLFVNVLPTLFRAIALVVVMLIAMFLLEWQMALVAMMIFPAVIGVMMLYQRLSTPIVRNVRHFLANINDGFHEVINGMSVIQQFRQQARFGERISDDSWQHYQARMKALKLDGLLLRPLLSMLSALVLCGLLMLFGYQGSAVIGVGVIYAFISYLGRLNEPLITLTSQQSILQQAVVSGERVFELMDAPLQHYGSSSHSITQGNIDVNSLWFAYRDEQWVLKDINLTIPARHFVAFVGHTGSGKSTLASLLMGNYPWQKGSISLDKQPLGSYSHTALRSGIAMVQQDPVLLSGSLYDNITLGRKCDESHLWQVLETVQLDQWVKTLPEGLQTELGEQGSRLSAGQKQLLALARVLLIPPRILILDEATANIDSGTEQAIQKALKVVREKTTLIVIAHRLSTIIEANEIVVLHRGAIVEQGDHAKLLSQKGRYYNMYQLQQVRESLQEQVPVEVE, encoded by the coding sequence ATGACGATGAATAAAAATAAATCCGTTAAAGCGCTATTACCTGCATTAAAGCGCCTTTTGACTTATGGTAAAACCTATCGCAAACCCATGACATGGGGTGTCATTATGTTGTGGGTTGCTGCCGTTGCAGAAGTGGGGGGACCATTAATTGTTGGCTATTTTATTGATGCAAAAGTTGCCACGAATAATGTGGAATTAATGTCATCCTTAGGTCTCGCGTTGGCTTTTATTCTTTTGCAGGTGATCGCCGCGACACTTCACTATTATCAGGCAATTGTGTTTAATCATGCTGCTGTTGGGGTTGTACAACAATTACGTACTGATGTAATGAGTGCGGCTCTAAAACAGCCATTAAGTGCTTTTGATAATCAGCCCGTGGGGCAGTTAATTTCTCGTGTAACAAATGATACCGAGACGATTAAAGATTTGTTCGTGAACGTGTTACCGACACTATTTCGAGCAATTGCTTTAGTGGTTGTTATGCTGATAGCGATGTTCTTATTGGAATGGCAAATGGCGCTTGTTGCAATGATGATATTTCCTGCAGTGATAGGTGTGATGATGCTTTATCAGCGACTGAGCACACCGATTGTACGTAATGTACGTCATTTTCTTGCCAATATTAATGATGGTTTCCACGAAGTTATCAATGGCATGTCAGTTATTCAGCAATTTAGGCAACAAGCTCGATTTGGCGAAAGAATATCAGATGACAGTTGGCAACATTACCAAGCACGTATGAAAGCGTTAAAACTGGATGGTCTGTTATTACGTCCTTTATTAAGTATGCTCTCTGCGTTGGTTCTGTGTGGCTTATTAATGCTATTTGGGTATCAAGGCAGTGCAGTTATTGGTGTTGGGGTTATTTATGCGTTTATTAGTTATCTAGGTCGATTAAATGAACCCTTGATCACATTGACATCACAGCAATCAATTTTGCAACAGGCGGTTGTCTCTGGTGAGCGTGTTTTTGAACTGATGGATGCACCCTTACAACACTACGGTTCATCATCACATTCCATCACTCAAGGTAATATCGATGTTAACTCTCTTTGGTTTGCGTATCGTGATGAGCAATGGGTATTAAAAGATATCAATTTAACTATTCCTGCTCGTCATTTTGTCGCATTCGTTGGGCACACAGGAAGTGGCAAGAGTACTTTAGCCAGCTTATTAATGGGAAATTATCCTTGGCAAAAAGGAAGTATCTCTTTAGATAAGCAACCATTAGGATCGTATTCTCATACAGCACTACGCAGTGGTATTGCGATGGTGCAGCAAGATCCCGTTTTATTATCGGGTTCACTGTATGACAATATTACGTTAGGGCGTAAATGTGATGAATCACATTTATGGCAGGTATTAGAAACGGTTCAACTTGATCAATGGGTTAAAACCTTACCTGAAGGGCTACAAACAGAACTCGGTGAGCAAGGTAGTCGCTTATCCGCAGGACAAAAACAGCTACTTGCATTGGCGCGTGTATTATTAATACCTCCTCGTATTCTTATTTTGGACGAGGCAACAGCAAATATTGACTCAGGAACAGAACAAGCCATACAGAAGGCGCTAAAAGTAGTTAGGGAAAAAACAACACTGATTGTTATTGCTCATCGACTTTCTACTATTATTGAAGCCAATGAAATTGTGGTGCTTCATCGTGGTGCAATTGTCGAACAGGGTGATCATGCTAAGTTACTTTCACAAAAAGGTCGATATTATAATATGTATCAATTACAGCAAGTCAGAGAATCTTTACAAGAACAAGTCCCTGTTGAAGTAGAATAA
- a CDS encoding HHA domain-containing protein: MTKTDYLMRLRKCTSIETLERVIEKNKYELSDDELELFYSAADHRLAELTMNKLYDKIPASVWKFVR; the protein is encoded by the coding sequence ATGACTAAGACAGACTATCTAATGCGTTTAAGAAAATGTACTTCAATCGAAACATTAGAACGTGTGATTGAAAAAAACAAATATGAGCTTTCTGATGATGAACTGGAGCTGTTTTATTCAGCAGCCGACCACCGTTTAGCAGAACTCACAATGAATAAGCTATATGATAAAATTCCAGCGTCTGTTTGGAAATTTGTAAGATAA
- the acrR gene encoding multidrug efflux transporter transcriptional repressor AcrR: MARKTKRQAQETKQQIIDAALRLFTVQGVSATSLSDIATAAGVTRGAIYWHFKNKVDLFTEACELTDLKIESLEIEYQSKYPDDPLFVLRELLIYILTSIVEDPKHNALLEIYFHKCEFVGEMTPIVEIRRELCAADHSRIEQSLSRCIEKKQLPADLNLRRAAIMLRAMMTGLAENWLFSPESFSIKDESQYLVDSFIDMIKHSANMRISAPS; the protein is encoded by the coding sequence ATGGCACGAAAAACTAAACGACAGGCACAAGAAACAAAACAGCAGATTATTGATGCTGCACTTAGGCTGTTTACTGTGCAAGGCGTTTCTGCCACATCACTTTCAGATATTGCAACAGCGGCAGGCGTGACCCGTGGCGCAATATATTGGCACTTTAAAAATAAAGTGGATTTATTTACTGAAGCGTGCGAACTCACCGACTTAAAAATAGAATCTTTAGAAATAGAGTATCAATCAAAATACCCAGATGATCCACTATTTGTATTAAGAGAATTACTTATTTACATATTGACATCAATTGTCGAAGATCCCAAACATAATGCACTTTTAGAAATATATTTCCATAAATGCGAATTTGTCGGTGAAATGACACCAATTGTTGAAATTCGCAGAGAATTGTGTGCAGCGGATCACTCTAGAATAGAACAGTCTTTATCTCGTTGTATTGAAAAAAAACAGCTTCCTGCCGATCTTAATTTAAGAAGGGCCGCTATTATGTTAAGAGCAATGATGACGGGTCTTGCCGAGAATTGGTTATTTTCACCAGAAAGTTTTTCTATCAAAGATGAAAGTCAATATTTGGTTGATAGCTTTATTGATATGATAAAGCATAGCGCAAATATGAGAATATCGGCGCCATCTTAA
- the tesB gene encoding acyl-CoA thioesterase II — protein sequence MSQALKDLINLMALEKIEEGLFRGQSEDIGLPQVFGGQVVGQALYAAKQTIADNRYINSFHSYFLRPGDSRKPIVYDVEFIRDGGSFSTRRVSAIQHGKPIFYMTVSFQEFEEGFEHQDIMPDVPFPNELIPQHEILKKLAPKLPEPIRSLALRETPFEARPVQYFSPFGYSKAPAERYVWYRSRGEMPSDPFLHQYLLGYVSDFDFLPTALQPYGLGFMDTSLQVATIDHSMWFHRPFRVDDWLLYVIESPSASGGRGFVRGKFFNTNGQLVASSVQEGVIRQKRTKHSK from the coding sequence ATGAGTCAAGCATTGAAAGATCTCATCAATTTGATGGCACTTGAAAAAATAGAAGAAGGTCTATTTAGAGGTCAAAGCGAAGATATAGGATTACCTCAAGTTTTTGGTGGGCAAGTTGTCGGACAAGCACTATACGCTGCAAAACAGACAATTGCTGATAACCGCTACATCAACTCATTTCATAGCTACTTTTTACGTCCTGGCGATAGCCGCAAGCCTATCGTTTATGATGTGGAATTTATCCGTGATGGCGGTTCATTTAGTACTCGTAGAGTCAGTGCTATTCAGCATGGTAAACCTATTTTTTATATGACCGTTTCTTTTCAAGAATTTGAAGAGGGCTTTGAACATCAAGATATAATGCCTGATGTTCCTTTTCCAAATGAACTTATCCCACAGCATGAAATTTTAAAGAAATTAGCACCTAAATTACCCGAACCGATTAGATCTTTAGCACTACGAGAAACACCTTTTGAAGCACGTCCAGTGCAATATTTTAGCCCTTTTGGCTACTCTAAAGCGCCCGCTGAACGCTATGTTTGGTATCGTAGTCGTGGTGAAATGCCATCAGATCCTTTCTTGCATCAATACTTGCTTGGTTATGTTTCTGATTTTGATTTTTTACCAACCGCTCTCCAACCTTATGGCTTAGGCTTTATGGATACAAGTCTGCAGGTCGCTACGATTGACCATTCTATGTGGTTTCATCGTCCATTCCGTGTGGATGATTGGTTACTTTATGTGATTGAAAGCCCTTCAGCGTCAGGCGGTAGAGGATTTGTTAGAGGTAAATTCTTTAATACAAATGGTCAACTAGTCGCATCTTCTGTTCAAGAAGGGGTTATTCGCCAAAAACGGACTAAACATTCAAAATAA
- the tomB gene encoding Hha toxicity modulator TomB — protein sequence MDEYSPEKVDLAELSFLCEELLQQALGSLDKGSTVWHNDLSSTKSVDLNVLIEHIMDFSWKFKIKHPDKHVINTLIEEYLEETYRLFGNTSISYSDINNWKELNQSLLTLIAKNPTNYIK from the coding sequence ATGGACGAATATTCACCAGAAAAAGTAGATTTAGCCGAATTGTCGTTTTTGTGCGAAGAGCTATTACAGCAAGCTTTAGGCTCCTTAGATAAAGGAAGCACAGTTTGGCACAACGATCTGAGTAGCACAAAAAGCGTTGACCTTAATGTTCTAATTGAACACATTATGGACTTTAGTTGGAAATTTAAGATTAAGCACCCAGATAAACATGTAATTAATACGCTTATAGAAGAGTACCTTGAAGAGACTTATCGTTTATTTGGTAATACATCAATTTCTTACTCAGATATCAATAATTGGAAAGAGTTAAACCAGTCACTTTTAACTCTCATTGCCAAAAACCCAACAAATTATATTAAATAA
- a CDS encoding efflux RND transporter permease subunit — MPKFFIDRPIFAWVIAIITMLAGLLALIKLPVAQYPTIAPPAISISAVYPGADATTVQNTVTQVIEQNMNGIDNMVYMSATSDSAGMMNITLTFEAGTDPDIAQVQVQNKLQLAMPLLPQEVQQQGISVDKSSSSFLMVAGFISNDGSMSQDDIADYVGATIKDPLSRVTGVGETQLFGTQYAMRIWLDPDKLVKYNMTTLDVIGAIKAQNNQVAAGQLGGTPPIPGQRLNVSIIAQTRLNTAEQFGDILMKVNTDGSQVKLKDLGVVEMGAESYSTIARFNGLPASGIGIKLATGANALDTATAVRAALAEMEPFFPAGLEVVYPYDTTPFVKISIFEVVKTLVEAIMLVFVVMYLFLQNFRATLIPTIAVPVVLLGTFAILSAFGYSINTLTMFAMVLAIGLLVDDAIVVVENVERVMQEEGLSPKEATRKSMGQIQSALVGIALVLSAVFIPMAFFGGSTGAIYRQFSITIVSAMVLSVFVALILTPALCATMLKPIPKGSHGVQTGFFGWFNRTFEKSSHHYTDSVSRTLRGTGRYLLIYVLLVAGMALMFIRLPASFLPEEDQGVLLTMVQLPAGSTQEQTQDVLERVNDYFNTDEKELVKSVFTVSGFGFGGQGQNMGLVFVVLNDWDERKAEEDKVPAIVGRANVALSQIKEAFVYSFNIPAIVELGSAGGFEFELVDKANLGHDKLMEARNQLLGMAAQQPQMLMGVRPNGQEDTSQYRLFIDLEKAQAQGVAISDIYSTLGTMFGGSYVNDFIDRGRVKKVYVQAESQFRMLPQDIGNLYVRNNVGQMVPFSSFIDTSKDPWLYGSPRLERYNGLPAVQIQGSATPGQSSGDAMLMMEDLASKLPSGIGYEWTGMSYQERLSGNQAPALYTISLIVVFLCLAALYESWSVPFSVMLVVPLGVIGALALTSIRGLENDVYFKVGLLTTIGLSAKNAILIVEFAKDLMEKEGKGLIEATLDSVRMRLRPILMTSLAFMLGVIPLVLSNGAGSGAQNSVGTGVFGGMIAATSLAIYFVPIFFVVIRRRFAKKNEDLEHPNHSH, encoded by the coding sequence ATGCCTAAGTTTTTTATAGATAGACCGATATTTGCGTGGGTAATTGCGATAATTACCATGCTCGCAGGTCTTCTGGCACTCATCAAACTGCCTGTCGCCCAGTATCCAACGATTGCACCGCCAGCGATTTCTATCTCTGCGGTTTATCCTGGTGCTGACGCCACCACTGTGCAGAACACTGTTACCCAAGTTATCGAACAGAATATGAATGGTATCGATAACATGGTGTATATGTCTGCGACCAGTGACTCAGCGGGTATGATGAATATCACTCTGACCTTTGAAGCAGGTACTGACCCTGATATCGCGCAAGTACAGGTGCAGAACAAACTGCAACTTGCCATGCCGTTATTACCTCAGGAAGTGCAACAACAAGGGATTAGTGTTGATAAATCCTCAAGTTCATTCTTGATGGTTGCGGGTTTCATCTCAAATGACGGTTCAATGTCGCAAGATGATATCGCAGACTATGTAGGTGCAACGATTAAAGACCCATTAAGCCGTGTTACCGGTGTGGGTGAAACCCAGTTATTTGGTACTCAATATGCGATGCGTATTTGGTTAGATCCCGATAAACTGGTGAAATACAACATGACAACACTTGATGTTATTGGTGCGATTAAAGCACAAAATAACCAAGTGGCAGCAGGTCAATTAGGGGGAACACCGCCTATTCCTGGCCAGCGTTTAAACGTATCAATCATTGCTCAAACTCGACTCAATACCGCAGAACAATTTGGCGATATCCTGATGAAGGTCAATACTGACGGTTCACAGGTTAAGTTAAAAGATCTCGGTGTAGTTGAAATGGGGGCTGAAAGCTACAGTACTATTGCTCGCTTTAATGGCTTACCCGCTTCTGGTATCGGTATTAAATTAGCAACAGGTGCTAACGCATTAGATACAGCAACCGCTGTACGTGCTGCATTGGCTGAAATGGAGCCGTTCTTCCCTGCGGGATTAGAGGTTGTTTATCCTTACGATACAACGCCATTCGTTAAGATCTCTATTTTCGAAGTGGTAAAAACGCTGGTTGAAGCAATCATGCTGGTATTCGTAGTTATGTATCTGTTCTTACAGAACTTCCGTGCTACGTTAATTCCAACAATTGCAGTGCCTGTTGTATTGTTAGGAACCTTCGCCATACTCTCGGCGTTTGGTTATTCGATAAATACCTTGACGATGTTCGCGATGGTACTTGCTATCGGGCTTCTGGTGGATGATGCCATCGTTGTGGTAGAAAACGTCGAACGTGTAATGCAAGAAGAAGGTTTATCGCCTAAAGAAGCAACACGTAAATCCATGGGACAAATCCAAAGTGCGCTGGTCGGTATCGCCTTAGTGCTTTCTGCGGTATTTATTCCAATGGCATTCTTTGGTGGTTCAACAGGTGCAATTTATCGCCAGTTCTCTATCACCATCGTATCAGCAATGGTTCTGTCTGTTTTCGTTGCATTGATTTTAACACCCGCACTTTGTGCAACGATGTTAAAACCTATACCGAAAGGCAGCCATGGTGTGCAAACAGGTTTCTTTGGTTGGTTTAACCGTACCTTTGAAAAAAGCAGCCACCACTATACTGACAGCGTATCCCGTACTCTTCGTGGTACTGGTCGTTACTTACTGATTTACGTTTTATTAGTCGCAGGTATGGCGTTAATGTTTATTCGCTTACCCGCATCGTTCTTACCTGAAGAAGACCAAGGGGTATTACTGACAATGGTTCAGTTGCCTGCTGGCTCTACACAAGAACAAACACAAGACGTATTAGAAAGAGTAAACGACTACTTCAATACCGATGAGAAAGAACTCGTTAAATCTGTCTTTACCGTAAGTGGCTTCGGCTTCGGTGGTCAAGGACAAAATATGGGTCTGGTTTTCGTTGTATTGAATGATTGGGATGAACGTAAAGCAGAAGAAGACAAAGTGCCTGCTATTGTAGGACGTGCCAACGTGGCATTATCCCAAATTAAGGAAGCCTTTGTTTACTCATTTAACATTCCAGCAATTGTTGAGTTAGGCTCTGCGGGTGGTTTCGAATTCGAGTTAGTGGATAAAGCTAACCTCGGTCACGATAAACTCATGGAAGCTCGAAATCAATTACTCGGAATGGCAGCGCAACAACCTCAAATGTTAATGGGTGTGCGTCCTAATGGTCAGGAAGATACGTCACAGTATCGTCTGTTTATCGACCTAGAAAAAGCACAAGCTCAAGGTGTTGCAATTAGTGATATCTATTCAACATTGGGTACGATGTTTGGTGGTAGCTATGTAAACGACTTTATCGACCGTGGTCGTGTTAAGAAAGTTTACGTTCAAGCTGAATCACAATTCCGTATGTTGCCACAAGATATTGGTAATCTTTATGTTCGTAACAATGTCGGTCAGATGGTTCCATTCTCATCGTTCATTGATACAAGTAAAGATCCTTGGTTATACGGCTCTCCTCGTTTAGAACGCTATAACGGTTTACCAGCAGTTCAAATTCAAGGTAGTGCAACACCGGGTCAAAGTAGTGGTGATGCAATGCTTATGATGGAAGATCTCGCGAGTAAACTACCAAGCGGTATCGGTTATGAATGGACAGGAATGTCATATCAAGAACGTTTATCGGGTAACCAAGCGCCTGCGCTGTATACCATTTCCTTGATAGTGGTATTCCTTTGTCTTGCTGCTCTTTATGAAAGCTGGTCAGTACCATTCTCCGTTATGTTAGTCGTTCCACTGGGTGTTATTGGTGCGCTTGCATTAACATCAATAAGAGGGCTTGAAAACGACGTTTACTTTAAGGTTGGGCTACTAACAACCATTGGGTTATCGGCGAAAAACGCAATCTTGATTGTTGAATTCGCCAAAGACTTGATGGAGAAAGAAGGTAAAGGACTCATAGAAGCAACGTTAGACTCTGTTAGAATGCGTCTACGTCCAATTCTAATGACTTCACTAGCCTTTATGTTAGGGGTTATTCCTCTAGTATTAAGTAATGGTGCGGGTTCTGGCGCTCAGAACTCAGTAGGTACAGGTGTATTCGGTGGTATGATTGCCGCAACCTCCCTTGCTATCTACTTTGTTCCTATTTTCTTCGTTGTGATCCGTAGACGATTTGCGAAGAAAAATGAAGATTTAGAGCATCCAAATCATTCTCACTAG
- the glnK gene encoding P-II family nitrogen regulator, whose amino-acid sequence MKYIIAIIKPFKLEEVRESLSELGIKGMTISEVKGYGRQKGHAELYRGAEYEVNFLPKVKIELAICDDQLEPVMQVIMQATDTGKVGDGKIFVFELLQAVRIRTGESGDEAL is encoded by the coding sequence ATGAAATATATCATCGCCATTATTAAGCCATTTAAATTAGAAGAAGTACGAGAGTCGCTTTCTGAGTTAGGTATAAAGGGAATGACAATCAGTGAAGTAAAGGGATATGGGCGACAAAAAGGTCATGCGGAGTTGTATAGAGGCGCAGAATACGAAGTTAATTTTCTCCCCAAAGTAAAAATAGAGCTAGCTATTTGCGATGATCAACTGGAGCCAGTTATGCAAGTGATTATGCAAGCGACTGATACAGGGAAGGTAGGAGATGGAAAAATTTTTGTTTTTGAATTATTGCAGGCTGTCCGTATTCGTACCGGTGAGTCTGGTGATGAAGCACTTTAA
- a CDS encoding DsrE/DsrF/TusD sulfur relay family protein, whose translation MSKVLVIANGAAYGNESLFNALRLSITLKEQHPETELNIFLMSDAVTGALARQQPKEGYNLQQMLEILTAQNVPVKLCKTCTDTRGISDLPLVDGAELGTLVDLAQWTLDADKILTF comes from the coding sequence ATGAGTAAGGTATTAGTTATTGCTAATGGTGCAGCTTATGGCAATGAATCATTATTTAACGCACTGCGTTTATCGATTACATTAAAAGAACAGCATCCAGAAACTGAATTAAATATTTTTTTAATGTCTGATGCTGTAACTGGGGCTTTAGCTCGTCAACAACCTAAAGAAGGTTATAACTTACAGCAAATGCTGGAAATCCTCACGGCGCAAAATGTGCCTGTTAAACTCTGTAAAACATGTACAGATACGCGTGGTATCAGTGATTTACCACTTGTTGATGGTGCAGAATTAGGTACATTAGTCGATTTAGCGCAGTGGACGCTCGATGCGGATAAAATCCTGACTTTCTGA
- a CDS encoding efflux RND transporter periplasmic adaptor subunit, which produces MRKNRGVLPLALLVLSGSLVLAGCDDKAKQSAGGPPPAPAVGVVTLGAEALTITTDLPGRTSAFRIAEVRPQVGGIILKRNYTEGSYVEAGTSLYQIDPAIFEATLNSAQAELAKAKANAEIARLTVERYKPLLGTNYVSKQDFDTATSQYAQAVAAVKAGEAAVTTAKINLEYTKVTAPISGRSGKSTVTEGALVAPGQQVALTTVQQIDPIYVNVTQSSEDYLKLKNEIESGVIRQEQGKPVVHLTLTNGQAYAQKGHLEFSDVTVDETTGSITMRAIVPNPNGELLPGMFVRTKLENGIRQNAILIPQQAVIRTARGDATTMVVNKDNVVEVRTIEVSQAVGNKWLVNSGVQAGERVIVSGLQKAKPKMTVTAQEENLDAKPSPEQTEPAKNPQ; this is translated from the coding sequence ATGCGAAAAAACAGAGGGGTTTTGCCTCTGGCTCTGTTAGTGCTATCAGGCAGCTTGGTTCTTGCTGGATGTGACGACAAAGCTAAACAGTCTGCTGGAGGTCCACCTCCTGCACCAGCTGTCGGTGTTGTGACTTTAGGAGCTGAAGCCCTGACAATCACCACTGATTTACCAGGTCGTACATCAGCCTTCCGTATTGCTGAAGTTCGCCCTCAAGTTGGCGGCATTATTTTAAAACGTAATTATACAGAAGGTAGCTATGTAGAAGCGGGTACATCTTTATACCAAATCGACCCAGCTATTTTTGAAGCAACTTTAAATAGTGCGCAAGCTGAATTAGCGAAAGCTAAAGCGAATGCTGAAATAGCTCGTCTCACCGTGGAGCGTTATAAACCTCTACTTGGTACAAACTATGTCAGTAAGCAAGATTTTGATACTGCAACGTCTCAGTACGCACAAGCGGTTGCCGCTGTTAAAGCAGGTGAAGCTGCTGTAACGACTGCAAAAATTAATCTTGAATATACAAAAGTAACAGCACCTATTTCAGGTCGTTCAGGTAAATCTACTGTGACTGAAGGCGCGCTAGTTGCTCCAGGTCAGCAAGTGGCACTTACCACTGTTCAGCAAATTGATCCGATTTACGTCAACGTGACGCAATCGAGTGAAGACTACCTGAAACTTAAAAATGAAATTGAAAGTGGCGTTATTCGTCAAGAGCAAGGTAAACCTGTTGTTCATTTAACATTGACTAATGGGCAAGCTTACGCGCAGAAAGGTCATTTAGAGTTTTCTGATGTGACTGTTGATGAAACAACAGGCTCTATTACGATGCGTGCAATCGTACCTAACCCAAATGGGGAATTATTACCCGGTATGTTTGTTCGCACCAAGTTAGAAAATGGTATTCGTCAAAATGCAATTTTGATCCCACAACAAGCCGTTATTCGTACAGCTCGTGGTGATGCAACAACAATGGTTGTTAATAAAGATAATGTTGTTGAAGTTCGTACCATTGAAGTGTCACAAGCTGTTGGTAATAAATGGCTCGTTAATAGTGGTGTTCAGGCTGGTGAGCGCGTTATCGTTTCTGGATTGCAAAAAGCAAAACCAAAAATGACAGTAACAGCTCAAGAAGAGAATTTAGATGCGAAGCCATCACCTGAACAAACTGAGCCAGCTAAGAATCCTCAATAA